Below is a genomic region from Vairimorpha necatrix chromosome 1, complete sequence.
GATTGAtagatatataaaaaacgagGAAGAGTTTAAAGATCCAGTAGAATATAATGACTATTTAGAAGAGATAGAAAATCTGGTATTTGAacttgtaaaatataaaagcgACTcgcaaattaaaaagagaaTTAGCGAGTTAGCAGAAGTAAAAGAACAAGTAAAAGAAGAAACAGCCTTGGAGGAAGAAGAGGTATTTGAAGTTGACATGTCTATTTCTCCCCTGTATAAAGTGCAGAGCGATGTTATAATTCCCGGGGATATTCTTGTGCCCAGTGCAAGTGGAGGATTAACTAAAGAAATCATAATTTCTTATCTTCTTACgctttaaaaagatttagaCTGGGAATTAATTGATAAAGCGAGTAGAATTTATTGAGAATTTTAAagtctaaaaaaaaaataaaatttttacaaaattaaaaaaccaCATATTTATTGATCGAAATTAGTTAAATATTCTCCCAATAAATaagaagatattttattactaaataatttacaatcctttaaaatgtttactACGATAACTGGGAAAAAACtcagaataaaaaaagacgCCACAGACGACGAGATAAAAGACGCCGTAAATAACAAACTAGGAACAGACAGagacaaaatatttatatacaaaaatatcatagGATTCTTTAATTGTAAAGAAGCACAACTtactaaagaaaatattttcaaagaATACGGCGTACCagacaaaatatttaattctacagaaaaaaaagaggaaTTTCTGGATTATAAAAGAGGACGAATTgtcaaagaaaaaaagaaagcGTCTTTTCTGGGGTGTGCTGACTCAAATTTGACATCTCGAATTTTCAAACATCTTTTGTGTGAAGATGAAGAACAAGAACAAAAACaggaagaagaagaagaaaaggCTTTTGACATTGAGAAATTAGTAGAAATAGTACAAAATGATAAACAAACACACAAAGTCAGCGAAAAAGACAAGCAACTCATTTGTGATCATATGGAAGAAATCGTAGATAGAATATTCCCTTAATAGAATTTCAatggaaaaaattaatttcaaGATTAGATTTGTCTAAATTTCATTGTTCTAAGcaaatctataaaatattgaaaatttttaaaacttttgcCAATTTTGTTGTAAATCATGCTTACAGatctattttaaaaatattaaaatttggtctgctttttcaataataaaatttttaaaaaaaacttaaatttttaatccATGGATTTCCCCTCTGACactaaaaaacataaaaaagttCTCGacaaaatagaaaaaacaaagatcTCGTCAATTTATAGAGATTTTATCTCTGAAAATCCAGATCTACTATCTTTAAATGATTCTTCTCAAGAAGAAGTCTCTTATTATTCATTTGTACTTGCGAAACCATATCAGAAGTTATTAACTTTTACTGTAAATGGTAACATTTCTTTCTACGACTTAATTCTAATTCTTCATCCCGAAAAACTCGACatacattttttcaatataaaaaattttattatctgCGACATTTCAAATGagaaaattagaaattatgtcttaaaaatgtttacaATACGGAATTTAGTATTTGTAGACCACACACAGACTCTTAAaagtttaataaaagaCGAGAAAATAGATgtgttatattttaaaaataatgaattttataaaatgaaagtaaaaaacatagcaaatatttataaaaatatagaaaagtATTTCAGGTTTACAGATATTGAAATACGAGATGTGAAATGTCATTTGTGTAAGAAAGATAGATGGGAAGtagaaatgaaaaatgaatttatatttacagaaagatttaacaaattctgtaaaaaatgtcatatgatgataaataaagtgCCGAGAGTGTAGtcaaatagtaaaaaagacttataaaaatgtgtcataataaaaaatgtttttttttgatttgttGGCAactatttttagatttttttattgatttcGCAGAAgtttacaataaatttatcttatagaaaataatattgagtttatttttttatcttaaattctcaataaaaattttaagattttcttcatttgaagtttctaaaattttataaaatatttcaaaatccatttcttctttatcaaacaaatcttttataaaattacacaataaattatttctaatatacaaattatttatctCGTCTTTTAATCCCATTTCTCTTGTACTTTTATTTGTACCTACAAGTTTATTATTCAAAATgtcttttcttttaaattcatttctCATTAAGAGTTTGTTACTTTggatttgtttttctttaatttttagatcATTTTCAAGTTTACGAATTTCTTTCTCAAGTTTGTGTATTGAATTATTTAGAGACACGATGTGTGTCTGAGAAGAAAGAAGTTCTTTATTTAGACATGagttttcttctttaagttttatgtttaaagaatagaactttttattttcattgaGAAGTTCGTTAAGACGATGAAGATCCATTTAAAggattaaatattataaaaaaatagcaTAGGCTATATTGATCATTCGGAGAATGGCTTATATCATAAAAGATATAAGACTTAATAAGCTTTGTTTTAGGTCTCAGCTAGCATTAGTTCTATCTCCGTGTGTACTTCATTGATAGACGGCCTCCTCACGCAAGGACACCCCtcttttcaaaaaatatttaaaaataaaaaaatttaaatttttttattttttcttcataAATCCAAATAAATTTCCTTGTTTACTTTTCTTTACATTTCTAGTGACTTCGTTTGTTAGTTCTTGTTTTACTGTATTTTCGGTTACTGTAAAGTAgtcatttatattttcaaaatctttattaCTTAGAATGTACAAGATGTCGcctttatatttagaaagGGAGATTTTAGTAGTTTTATCTTCACGGGtggaatttataaatatttttgtgtATTTTGATGTGTCAATAGAAGAAAAATCAGAATCTTGTTTCTTGAAACATATTTCAGTGGGCATAAAAAGGGGAAAGTTTTAGACATTTGATATggtaaatatatttgtaaaataattagtAAATTCGCTAAGATTTCCtaatacttaaaaaaaaaataaacggAGAGCATTCTGATCTAAGACTAAATATACTTGAAATAAAAGGCAGAACAAAACTTTGTaactatttaagaaaaCAGTATCTAGGCAGTTTCTAGCTTTAgacattttatatttgaattatcttgtataaaaaacaaattaagATCTAACtaccaaataaaaataaactttggCCGAGATATTATGGCTTTGCCATAATATCccatataattttcattttactTCCTTAAATATTTCGTTTATTTTATGCTCCCATGTTGTTGCATGAAAAGTGAAAAAAACAgctcatttttaaaactttcaAAAGCAAACTCAATCTGCTTGCGCGAGGAACACAAATAAAGACATCTACTGTAATAAGAGTATATAATGCAGGGGAACATCTTAGAATGCTACTTACAATCCAAGGGCAATACTGTCGTCTATTTTGACCTTGACGTGCAGTGACAAAAGTTCATTGattcttattaaatttagtaTGCAAAACCATTTACATAACTAAATTGGTCGGCACccatttaaataaaaattacaaagctcaaaattaatttataaataaagccGGAAAGTGTTCTTAAGGAGCATCTTAGGTTTAATATAACTTCATATGGGACATTGGTCTAAGAACAATGCTACTTTTGCTAAAAGcattattattgttttcatGATTACTGAATACATTagaattgtaaatttagtAGCTTATATTTTGGCCAGATAAAATATGTGACGCGTAAAGACGAAATTAATTGGGCATCGTACCAAAGACACCATGATTTTATCTCGCCCGatgcaaaaaaacaaatagaTAAATTATAAGGCATAGCCCAAATgctaaataaatatacaaaatgCAAGATCTGGCAATTATGACTACAAACCATAAGAAATATTCTGTTAAGTTGTTTTTACAAGGGAAAAAACTTGGTGagcataaatttttgtatattacTGAGATacgttaaaaaaatatcacttaacattgtaattttagaatttatcgGGTTTATTCTGTTCAAATTTTATGCGTCAAGCCATAATGTGATTCGTATAGTTTAGAAAGCATCTTTAAGTATAAATATTGTAGATTTTGTCActatatcaaatatttaaagtaCTAAACTCGCGTACAAAGCACTTGGCAGTGCACTTTAAATTGATCTTATGAATGACGAAGACAGTTCTTCGCATAGACCATAGTCTACATAAAGAAACACGCAGGATCAATTTTGTTTGAGATAGTAGTCAACTTAGTTTCTAGGCCATAGAAGGTATTGTGGCGTGTGCGCGATGCAGATAATTGAGATCTTTAATGtccatataaaaatatcttataAATTACATTAACCTTTGCTTGATACGCACATAGACTGTAAATCGATCTATTTGTGATATAGGCGTTTACATTAAACATTTAGTTAGAAGCTTAATTATAATGAACACGGCAGAGCTTGCTATATCGTCATTATTGacttatttttcaaaaactaattaaattaatacatGTCTTACAGGGGGttgcattttttagtataacttttgcatttttatagtatattaaaagaaaaaaaataatcataAACAACCAGAAATTCTATATAACGAACCATCAATGACTATTTgttgtaaaataatatacaatCCCATTTAAATAGAGAAATTCTTGTTTTTGACTTGCCATTTCTAGTTATCTTACCATATTAGTGTAGACTCATCACACAATAAACTGTTATCGTTGTTCAGAATTTGTTCTTAATCCTTTCTATTTCATTATTTGAATCTCTTATAGCACAAAACCTCGATTTtgtgtattaaaaaaattcttcaaTAGGATTAAGCTGTGATGAATATGGAGCCAAAAAACATAAGAAATTTCCGTTGTCCTTAGTATTCACAAAACTTTACTCGAAtgattaaatttacaataatcGACAATTAAAATCTCtaagatatttttcaatttacTCGATGAATAGAAAAATGGCATGCGTCATTTTCATTTCGTATCGAATAAGACTCTTTAGAAATCACGCAAAGACAactcttatttttatcttgaaTTGCGGAAACTGTTTAAAATgctttttgatttttttaaaatttaagttCTTTGTAGTTTGAACATTGAATTCAGTTTCAACCAAAAATGGAATTTTTAAGTCAATAATCCTACATTCCCACGGCATATTCAGCTCCTTTATCAATTTTGTCTGTGAATACGCTTTCATGAATCTGGAgctgttttttttcttgtaatatttaaatatctcaACAATCTCGAAATAGTCGACAAAAACATcgaaaaatttgttttttgtattaaCTTCCTTATTTTTTCACTAAGAGTCATGTTGTTGCTAGTgcaatgatttttttccaAAAAATCTATCCGTTTAAAACCTCGAGAAgagtaaatttaaaagcGATTTATTGCACTTTAAGAGAAATCAGATTCTCCcttctatattttcttatgaATTCTTCATACTGTTAAAACTAAAATCTTCTTTAGTATcattatcttttataatcatattttgattttttatatgtttccCGTGTGCTTGCAGCTATCCGGTATGGCCGTTGCTTTCGCTTTTAAGCATAAAAGAggttattttttcaaaaaaaaattggacTGCAATAATGCAAATCCTTGTATGTAGATACAAACTTTTGAATCCAATCATCTCAACTGAATTGTTTCTCCATACAATTCGGACCGGAGCATTTTCACTTTATCCCCCCCTtaccaatataaattaagaatttttaaaaaatatccctGTTTTTGAAATTCGAAGCG
It encodes:
- a CDS encoding RNA polymerase II transcription factor B subunit 3 (TFB3), which encodes MSDTGCPICKTDSYLNPEMVLFVSPCFHKMCESCLIRHFINGINKCPECGIELRKINYMSSTFEDIEVEKECRIRRQIDRYIKNEEEFKDPVEYNDYLEEIENLVFELVKYKSDSQIKKRISELAEVKEQVKEETALEEEEVFEVDMSISPLYKVQSDVIIPGDILVPSASGGLTKEIIISYLLTL